The following proteins are co-located in the Mesorhizobium sp. M1E.F.Ca.ET.045.02.1.1 genome:
- a CDS encoding DUF2312 domain-containing protein: MADEITETSQTVAAGQLRAIIERIERLEEEKKTISDDIKDVYAEAKGTGFDTKAIRTIVRLRKKDQAERQEEESILDLYKAALGMV; this comes from the coding sequence ATGGCCGACGAGATCACCGAGACCAGCCAGACTGTAGCCGCCGGCCAGCTGCGCGCCATCATCGAGCGCATCGAGCGCCTCGAGGAGGAGAAGAAGACGATTTCCGACGACATCAAGGACGTCTATGCCGAGGCCAAGGGCACCGGCTTCGACACCAAGGCGATCCGCACCATCGTCCGGCTGCGCAAGAAGGACCAGGCCGAGCGCCAGGAGGAGGAGTCCATCCTCGATCTGTACAAGGCCGCGCTCGGGATGGTCTAA
- a CDS encoding DUF4268 domain-containing protein, whose translation MSEFDFGGHRASEFRHRGFWTLFAERHPEERARLARRGPWFWQRGLPEFGLVLSMYVAPSENVVGVFFGRNEKLGATEVWTRLKPFQPAIEARLKLRPEQSAQNLGINSQWRVNCFAEDNWPAMADWLATECSRFERAVTEVLRQD comes from the coding sequence ATGAGTGAGTTCGACTTCGGCGGCCATCGCGCTTCGGAGTTCCGCCATCGCGGCTTCTGGACGCTGTTCGCCGAGCGGCATCCGGAAGAGAGAGCCCGCCTGGCGAGACGCGGGCCGTGGTTCTGGCAGCGCGGGCTGCCGGAGTTCGGCCTGGTTCTTTCCATGTATGTCGCGCCGAGCGAGAATGTGGTCGGCGTCTTCTTCGGCCGCAACGAAAAGCTCGGCGCAACGGAAGTCTGGACAAGGCTGAAGCCTTTCCAGCCGGCAATCGAGGCCCGACTGAAGCTCAGGCCGGAGCAGAGCGCGCAAAACCTTGGCATCAACTCGCAGTGGCGGGTCAACTGCTTCGCCGAGGACAACTGGCCGGCCATGGCCGACTGGCTGGCGACGGAATGCTCGCGTTTCGAGCGCGCCGTGACTGAAGTGCTGAGGCAGGACTAG